The genomic stretch CACCATTCGCGAGAGCTTGAAGAACATCGGATGAAATTGGAGGGATGTTATTGTCAAATCCACCACATGATGATCTAAAAGCTTCCACAGCCGCCATTATATCATCATCTTCATGATCAACTTCTGTGTTCTGTTTTGTTAAACTGAATTGTTTCCATATCTCATCATCATTGTTAGTGCTGTCGGGTAAAGAAAGTGGAGTTTGATGAAACGGGACAACGTTGTTGTTGGTCATAGGAACAGAAACAGGAACATGGACAGGAAGAGGAAGAGGAGGGAGAGGAAGCAGAGTTGTTCCAGGGAAGTTCAAAGTAGATGTTGGAGATTCAAGATTCTCATCATTAGACAACATCATAGCATACATACTATGCATTTTGCTGCTGTTTGAGGTTTCGTTGCTTTGTATTGGTTTGGAGTTGGACCAAGAACTCTGCCATGCTTTGAGAATATCAAGACAAGGTGGAAGTGAAGGTTGAACAAGTGGTGTGATTTTGTTGAGAAAAAGTCTGGCAGGTGTTTGAGGTTTGGACGATTCAAACTCGAGCTGTCTTTGAACTTTCATTTTGTTGGTTTCTCTAACAAGTCTGGCTTCAGCTTCTAAGCGAGCACTTTCCCATTGAGCCATGTGGCTGAGATTTGCGGAGTCTTTGGAGTACTGACAGTTGCTACTTCCACCACCAGATATGGTATCGGTTTTTGGTTTGTGAGTTGTGGGGTCTATTCCCATTCTTGTTAGTCTTTTCTTGAGATGTGTGTTCCAATAGTTTTTTATCTCGTTGTCTGTTCTCCTTGGAAGTTGAGCTGCTATGGCTGACCATCTATGTTTGTGCAACCAAACCAATCATCAACATTATGCAGTAATCATGTTACAGATACAAAATACTAGTAGTAGTATCAGTGGCATTTACTAGTACTACTAGAATAGAACTTTACCTGTTTCCGAGAAGTGCATGAAGTTGAATAATGGTTTGCTCTTCCTGTAAACTGAACTTTCCTCGTTTGATGTCTGGTCGAAGGTAGTTAGTCCACCTTAGTCTGCAGCTCTTACCACATCTTTGAAGCCCTTTAACAATCAATACATAAAAAATAATGTAAGCAAATATTATGTATCATAAAAGATATATAGAATGTTGATAAATATATTTGAACAAATACCAGCTTTTGAAGGTAATGCACGCCAGCTTCCATGACCAAATTCTTCGATGTAAGCAATGAGTTTTTGGTCTTCTTCAGAAGTCCATGGACCTTTCTTCAATCCAACTTTCTCGCAGCAAGGTGACCTACCCATTTTTCAGACAGCAGTGTTGCTTTCTAGCAAAAGATTGGCAGTGGAATGAAAAGAGAGAATAAGACAAAAACTAATAAATTGTTCAATGATGGAGAACTCTAGGAGAATGGCGTTATATATAGAGGATAAATGTAGCATATGGTTGTACAGGTTATTAATATGCACTGTACGTGACTTTTTAAGTGAGGTTTTGTATCTTTATTTTTCACACCGGTACCTGCGAAACGGATACTTATGCAAAGATCATAATATTCGATAGCTAAACATATTTATTCATTTACTTCAaaaggatatatatatatatatatatatatatatatatatatatatatatatatatatatatatatatatatatatatatatatatatatatatatatatatatatatatatatatatatatatatatatatatatatatatatatatatatatatatatatatatatatatatatatatatatatatatatatatatatatatatatatatatatatttgctTGAGAATCAAAAATGGCTAGTGAGACGGTGAGATTAAATTTTGAATTGGGATAGTAGGTTTCAGTATGGCGGAGATGGAGTTGATGTTCAAGGTTAGTACTTTGACATGGTAAAAGAATAAGGAATAATATGAGAGTGAGTGGATTTGAATCACACCTTCCCATGAGACATCTTATATGAAAGTTGATTAAGGTGTCCAATGCTTCATGACTTAGAATGCAGGAGATGGTTAGATGATATCCAATGGTCAGAGATCCATGGCCCGGATCGGGTGCGAAAGTATGCAACATGGTTGGATTATATATTCCTTGTTCTAGCAAAATGGAATTGGACCGATGATTTGGTCATTCTCTTGTTGGACCTTTGGTTAGCCTAGAACGGTTGTCCCTAAGGCTTCTTGTGGCATAACAACGGGAAGTCTTTTGGAAAATTGGGTTGGGCTCTTCGTATCGGGGCCGCTTCTTGAAGAAGTGGAAGAGGTTCGGCAGTTGCCGTGAGTAACCCAGGAAATAAGTGCATTGAATCTTAGTCTCATCGTTGAGATATTTCGCAAGATCTTTCTAACATGTGG from Lathyrus oleraceus cultivar Zhongwan6 chromosome 7, CAAS_Psat_ZW6_1.0, whole genome shotgun sequence encodes the following:
- the LOC127101550 gene encoding transcription factor MYB106, which gives rise to MGRSPCCEKVGLKKGPWTSEEDQKLIAYIEEFGHGSWRALPSKAGLQRCGKSCRLRWTNYLRPDIKRGKFSLQEEQTIIQLHALLGNRWSAIAAQLPRRTDNEIKNYWNTHLKKRLTRMGIDPTTHKPKTDTISGGGSSNCQYSKDSANLSHMAQWESARLEAEARLVRETNKMKVQRQLEFESSKPQTPARLFLNKITPLVQPSLPPCLDILKAWQSSWSNSKPIQSNETSNSSKMHSMYAMMLSNDENLESPTSTLNFPGTTLLPLPPLPLPVHVPVSVPMTNNNVVPFHQTPLSLPDSTNNDDEIWKQFSLTKQNTEVDHEDDDIMAAVEAFRSSCGGFDNNIPPISSDVLQALANGGGGDHENLDESSSMMCNVNLEENKHYWNSILGLVNESDDLNIVLG